A genome region from bacterium HR11 includes the following:
- the glyS gene encoding Glycine--tRNA ligase beta subunit codes for MDAQALVVEVGTEELPVEEQKTARQYIQEVWPERLRAYGWTDVPTVVWTTPRRIVLYVERFPAVQPTRTEVIKGPPKHTALDAEGRPTPALMGFLRRYGASPEDVRIEEGPRGAYVVLERQVPGRPAVEVLPEILTPLFESIPFRKRMRWPGSPVAFSRPVRWILALWGDTVVPWQFAGVTADRFTYGHRLLTGNRRIEVPDAARYEALLEEVRVLVSNEKRRQQFEAEIRQALADVPDARPVEDPELLDLWVHLTEWPTVLVGAFDPQFLRLPAEILITAMRHHQKYLAVVNSRGRLQPRFLTLLQTHPSHGPTVRTGHERVLVARFRDADFFWHEDCRQGLEAYAARLSQVQFLEGGGTYADKVYRLHALASVVAPLWRLSPPEQTLLEQAVRLAKADLVSQLVGEFPELEGIAGGLLARQEGRPEPLWRAIYEHVRPQRMEDPIPSTPLGQCLAFLDRLDSLWISFGLGHQPSGSRDPLGQRRWALGLLRILIEGGISADIPKLLEDVYRRLTDPSVTSATDVAKGRLYHDCYLKQPELLSFLQGRLAAYWEAQGARPDFIDSLIDRRPWDPWDLDRRLRAFRESDPDDVYRIGLVFKRLYSITKDLPAAPGRVETHRFQQDEERQLWEFYRRLREPVTEAIVERRYADAVRHLASLSPVLHTFFEQVFVMVEDADLRRNRLALLYEIRTLFEQLADFHRWQVEVERVF; via the coding sequence ATGGATGCCCAGGCCCTCGTCGTCGAGGTCGGCACGGAAGAATTGCCGGTCGAGGAACAGAAGACGGCCCGCCAGTACATTCAGGAGGTCTGGCCGGAACGCCTCCGGGCCTATGGCTGGACGGATGTCCCGACGGTCGTCTGGACGACGCCGCGCCGGATCGTCCTCTACGTCGAGCGCTTCCCGGCCGTCCAGCCGACACGGACGGAGGTCATCAAGGGTCCGCCGAAACACACGGCCCTGGACGCCGAAGGCCGTCCGACGCCGGCCCTGATGGGCTTTCTGCGGCGCTACGGCGCTTCGCCGGAAGACGTCCGCATCGAGGAGGGTCCCCGAGGGGCTTATGTCGTTTTGGAACGGCAAGTCCCGGGTCGCCCCGCCGTCGAGGTCCTCCCGGAGATCTTAACGCCTCTCTTTGAAAGCATCCCCTTCCGGAAGCGGATGCGCTGGCCGGGGAGCCCTGTCGCCTTCAGCCGACCCGTCCGCTGGATCCTGGCCCTCTGGGGTGATACGGTCGTGCCGTGGCAGTTCGCCGGCGTGACGGCGGACCGATTCACGTACGGCCATCGCCTCCTGACGGGGAACCGCCGCATTGAGGTCCCCGATGCGGCCCGCTACGAGGCCCTCCTGGAGGAGGTCCGGGTCCTTGTCTCCAACGAAAAGCGCCGTCAACAGTTTGAGGCCGAGATCCGTCAAGCCCTGGCCGACGTCCCCGACGCTCGGCCCGTGGAGGACCCCGAACTCCTGGACCTCTGGGTCCATCTGACCGAATGGCCGACCGTCTTGGTCGGGGCCTTTGACCCCCAGTTCCTGCGTCTGCCGGCCGAGATCCTCATCACGGCGATGCGTCATCACCAGAAGTACCTGGCCGTCGTGAACAGCCGGGGCCGACTCCAGCCCCGTTTTTTGACCCTGCTCCAGACCCACCCGTCCCACGGGCCGACCGTCCGGACGGGTCACGAGCGGGTCCTCGTCGCCCGCTTTCGGGACGCCGACTTCTTCTGGCACGAGGACTGTCGGCAGGGCCTCGAGGCCTACGCGGCCCGGCTGAGTCAGGTCCAGTTCCTGGAAGGCGGCGGCACGTATGCCGACAAGGTCTATCGGCTTCACGCCCTCGCCTCGGTCGTCGCCCCGCTGTGGCGGCTGTCGCCCCCGGAGCAGACCCTGCTCGAGCAGGCCGTCCGGCTGGCCAAGGCCGACCTGGTCAGCCAACTGGTCGGCGAGTTTCCCGAGCTGGAGGGCATCGCCGGGGGCCTCCTGGCCCGGCAGGAGGGCCGGCCGGAACCCCTGTGGCGGGCCATCTATGAGCACGTGCGGCCCCAGCGGATGGAGGACCCCATCCCGTCCACGCCGCTCGGGCAGTGCCTGGCCTTCCTGGACCGCCTGGACAGTCTGTGGATCAGCTTCGGGCTGGGCCATCAGCCGTCCGGCTCCCGGGACCCCCTGGGCCAGCGGCGCTGGGCCTTGGGCCTCTTACGGATTCTCATCGAGGGCGGCATCTCGGCGGACATTCCGAAACTCCTGGAGGACGTGTACCGGCGTCTGACCGACCCGTCCGTCACGTCGGCGACCGACGTGGCGAAGGGCCGGTTGTACCATGATTGTTACCTGAAACAGCCAGAGCTTCTTTCGTTCCTGCAAGGTCGACTGGCCGCCTACTGGGAGGCCCAGGGCGCCCGTCCCGACTTCATCGATTCCCTCATCGACCGGCGACCCTGGGATCCCTGGGATCTGGACCGACGTCTGCGGGCTTTCCGAGAGTCCGACCCCGATGACGTGTACCGCATCGGCCTCGTGTTCAAGCGCCTGTACAGCATCACGAAGGACCTCCCGGCGGCTCCGGGCCGGGTCGAGACCCATCGGTTCCAGCAGGACGAGGAGCGCCAGCTCTGGGAGTTCTATCGCCGCCTTCGGGAGCCGGTCACCGAGGCCATCGTCGAACGACGATATGCGGACGCCGTCCGCCACCTGGCCTCCCTGAGCCCCGTCCTCCATACGTTCTTCGAGCAGGTCTTCGTGATGGTCGAAGACGCTGACCTGCGGCGCAACCGGCTCGCTCTGCTCTACGAAATCCGGACCCTCTTCGAGCAGTTAGCCGACTTCCACCGCTGGCAGGTCGAGGTGGAACGGGTGTTCTGA